One part of the Chryseobacterium mulctrae genome encodes these proteins:
- a CDS encoding FecCD family ABC transporter permease, whose protein sequence is MSKKFKILCLFLLIAVILTAITNLNTGFLTLNLQDFFQDSTNSQIAEIRVNRVLVMLLAGISIPTSGFLMQEYFQNPLAGPDILGITSVASLSVAFYIFFSHNILLPEFLQNSFLSLSAIIGSLLLMLVLLSMSNKFQDKSYLIIFGFLVSAFAGAIVSLLQFYAENQSLKNYILWSFGANNMVSRNQIIVLAVLVFIGLLICFKTIKPLIGNSLGSSYAQSLGVNLNHLKLMIIVASSLLSASVTAFLGPILFIGIIVPHFCRLIYNPAKLWQQWILNMFLGMLMMLFFSVVAEKSQIPLNVISSVFGIPVILMMLLKQNKV, encoded by the coding sequence ATGTCTAAAAAATTTAAGATCCTGTGTTTATTTTTACTAATTGCAGTTATTTTGACAGCGATCACTAATCTGAATACAGGATTTTTGACTTTAAATCTTCAGGATTTTTTTCAGGATTCTACCAACAGTCAGATTGCAGAAATTCGTGTGAATCGCGTATTAGTAATGCTTTTAGCCGGGATTTCAATTCCAACTTCAGGTTTTCTGATGCAAGAATACTTTCAGAATCCTCTTGCGGGACCAGATATTTTAGGAATAACCTCTGTCGCAAGTTTATCAGTTGCATTCTATATTTTCTTTTCACACAATATTTTACTGCCCGAATTTCTTCAAAATAGTTTTCTGAGTTTGTCTGCAATTATAGGAAGCTTGCTGTTGATGCTCGTTTTGCTGTCGATGTCTAATAAATTTCAAGATAAATCTTATCTGATTATTTTTGGATTTCTGGTATCTGCTTTTGCGGGAGCTATTGTTTCTCTTCTTCAGTTTTATGCAGAAAATCAAAGCTTAAAAAATTATATTTTATGGTCTTTCGGAGCCAATAATATGGTATCGAGAAATCAGATTATCGTTCTTGCTGTTTTAGTTTTTATTGGATTATTAATTTGCTTTAAAACTATAAAACCTTTAATCGGAAATTCTCTTGGAAGTTCATACGCACAGAGTTTAGGAGTTAATTTAAATCATCTGAAATTGATGATCATTGTTGCTTCTTCTTTACTTTCCGCATCGGTTACAGCATTTTTAGGGCCTATTTTATTCATCGGAATTATTGTTCCTCACTTTTGCAGATTGATTTATAATCCTGCAAAACTTTGGCAACAGTGGATTTTGAATATGTTTTTAGGAATGTTGATGATGTTATTCTTTTCAGTGGTTGCCGAAAAATCGCAGATTCCTTTGAATGTAATCAGTTCAGTTTTTGGTATTCCTGTAATTTTAATGATGCTTTTGAAACAGAATAAAGTGTAA